The proteins below are encoded in one region of Brassica napus cultivar Da-Ae chromosome A6, Da-Ae, whole genome shotgun sequence:
- the LOC125575923 gene encoding uncharacterized protein LOC125575923 codes for MSEKENTVFQIYYRGKFVTEKDGDVTYSGGERHMLQTQAEFLFRGLMEDFPMPLYGQRIWYKLPYEKMKDLKILGNASDTFRLMCEAARCTNFVEIYMEHENVEDAVVNEEVQEEDQNIGETEEVEEDDNQNGDDEFEEDIRVEAVIGEISDGEDNENYRDTPPCSDDEEEQNRRPYEGWKRGSGELHIRQVFDSIKDFKDAVFEYALKGGWNIQFTRWGDIKSEAKCGVEVDEGEIPCSWRIYCSFEESVSQWMVKTFQDVHSCFKDGHCKILSDSRIAKMFLNEVREDPDIKPKVLQDQIQLRYNLNPSSEQCRKARKKALDLIQAEYDEQFRRIKDYEIEIKK; via the exons ATGAG TGAGAAAGAAAATACggtatttcaaatatattaccGTGGGAAGTTTGTGACTGAAAAAGATGGAGATGTCACATACAGTGGAGGGGAAAGACATATGCTGCAGACACAAGCTGAGTTTCTGTTTAGAGGATTGATGGAGGATTTTCCAATGCCTTTGTATGGTCAAAGAATCTGGTACAAACTACCTTATGAGAAGATGAAGGATCTGAAAATATTGGGTAATGCTAGTGACACCTTTCGACTGATGTGTGAAGCGGCTCGTTGTACAAATTTTGTTGAAATTTATATGGAGCATGAGAATGTCGAAGATGCAGTAGTGAATGAAGAGGTTCAAGAAGAAGATCAGAATATTGGCGAGACAGAAGAGGTTGAAGAAGATGATAATCAAAATGGGGATGATGAGTTTGAAGAGGACATTCGTGTAGAAGCTGTTATAGGTGAGATTTCTGATGGAGAAGATAATGAAAACTACAGAGACACTCCTCCTTGTTCTGACGACGAAGAAGAACAAAATCGTAGACCTTATGAAGGATGGAAGAGAGGCAGTGGAGAGTTACACATAAGGCAAGTATTTGATAGCATAAAAGATTTTAAAGATGCAGTCTTTGAGTATGCATTAAAAGGAGGTTGGAATATCCAATTCACTAGATGGGGAGATATAAAATCTGAGGCAAAATGTGGAGTAGAAGTTGATGAAGGCGAAATCCCATGTTCTTGGAGGATTTATTGCTCGTTTGAAGAATCTGTTTCACAATGGATGGTGAAGACTTTCCAAGATGTCCATAGTTGTTTCAAAGATGGACACTGCAAGATATTATCGGATTCACGCATTGCAAAGATGTTCTTGAATGAAGTGAGGGAGGATCCAGATATTAAGCCCAAAGTCTTGCAAGACCAGATTCAGCTGCGCTACAATTTGAATCCATCTAGTGAACAATGTCGAAAAGCGAGGAAGAAAGCTTTGGACCTCATTCAAGCGGAGTATGACGAACAATTTCGCAGGATCAAAGACTATGAAATAGAAATTAAAAAgtaa